From the Rhodothalassiaceae bacterium genome, one window contains:
- a CDS encoding hypothetical protein (possible pseudo, internal stop codon, frameshifted) — protein sequence MDADSAGHMAEDRTADGPAGPAAPERGAGGERIAKLLARAGVGSRREVERMIAAGRVALAGERVTSPALKLADLSAVTVDGRPVPRPDPPRLWRLHKPRGVLVTRRDPEGRRTLADLLPAELRALKPVGRLDINSEGLLLLTNDGELKRLLEHPESAIARSYRVRVHGPLDEARLKPLREGVVIAGERFRPMEIALERSGRSNHWLLVTLREGRNREIRRAFAAAGLQVDRLIRTRYGPLTLGSLAPGAIAEVPQKTLLALLEALPGGEDLRAALLAARSWSPERWARPKRPAGPRRTRRQRAKGRAR from the coding sequence GGCCGCGCCGGAGCGGGGTGCGGGCGGCGAGCGGATCGCGAAGCTGCTCGCGCGCGCGGGCGTCGGCTCGCGGCGCGAGGTGGAGCGCATGATCGCCGCCGGCCGCGTCGCGCTCGCGGGCGAGCGGGTGACGAGCCCGGCGCTCAAGCTGGCGGACCTCTCGGCGGTCACGGTCGACGGCCGGCCCGTGCCCCGGCCCGACCCGCCGCGGTTGTGGCGGCTGCACAAGCCGCGCGGCGTGCTCGTGACGCGGCGCGACCCGGAGGGCCGGCGCACGCTGGCCGACCTGCTTCCCGCCGAGCTTCGGGCTCTCAAGCCCGTCGGCCGTCTCGACATCAACAGCGAGGGGCTGCTGCTGCTCACCAACGACGGGGAGCTCAAACGCCTGCTCGAGCATCCGGAAAGCGCCATCGCCCGCTCCTACCGCGTGCGCGTGCACGGCCCCCTCGACGAGGCGCGCCTGAAGCCGCTTCGAGAGGGCGTCGTCATCGCCGGCGAGCGGTTCCGGCCCATGGAGATCGCGCTCGAGCGGTCCGGGCGCAGCAACCACTGGCTGCTTGTCACCCTGCGCGAAGGGCGCAACCGCGAGATCCGCCGGGCGTTCGCCGCCGCAGGGCTTCAGGTCGACCGCCTGATCCGCACGCGTTATGGCCCCCTGACCCTCGGATCGCTCGCCCCGGGCGCGATCGCGGAGGTGCCGCAGAAGACGCTTCTCGCCCTGCTCGAGGCGCTGCCGGGCGGGGAGGACCTGCGCGCGGCCCTGCTCGCCGCCCGGAGCTGGTCGCCCGAACGCTGGGCGCGGCCGAAGAGACCCGCCGGCCCGCGCCGCACCCGCCGGCAGCGGGCGAAGGGGAGGGCGCGGTGA
- a CDS encoding DNA methyltransferase — MRVIAGRWRGLKLKAPPGDGLRPSSDRLRETLFNILAHNPAFPPLAGGRVADIFAGTGAVGIEALSRGAAHVAFLERDPRHLAVLRENLARLRLPDPTRMARVLKADARHPPPADRPFTIVYLDPPYGEGLIRPALEGLGRAGWIAADSLVIAETDAREEIALPAAWSVMDRRVTGRAALHFLRPPAGG, encoded by the coding sequence ATGCGGGTGATCGCCGGGCGCTGGCGCGGGCTGAAGCTCAAGGCCCCGCCCGGGGACGGCCTGCGCCCCTCGAGCGACCGCCTGCGCGAGACGCTCTTCAACATCCTCGCCCACAATCCGGCCTTCCCGCCGCTTGCCGGCGGACGCGTCGCCGACATCTTCGCCGGCACCGGCGCCGTCGGCATCGAGGCGCTTTCGCGCGGGGCCGCCCATGTCGCCTTCCTCGAGCGCGATCCCCGCCACCTTGCCGTGCTGCGGGAGAACCTCGCGCGCCTGCGGCTGCCGGATCCCACGCGCATGGCCCGGGTCCTCAAGGCCGACGCGCGGCATCCGCCACCCGCGGACCGACCGTTCACCATCGTCTATCTCGACCCGCCCTATGGCGAGGGGCTGATCCGGCCGGCCCTGGAAGGCCTCGGGCGGGCCGGCTGGATCGCAGCGGACAGCCTGGTGATCGCGGAGACCGATGCGCGCGAGGAGATCGCCCTGCCGGCCGCCTGGTCGGTGATGGACAGGCGCGTGACGGGTCGCGCGGCGCTCCATTTCCTGCGCCCGCCGGCCGGCGGCTAG